Within the Montipora foliosa isolate CH-2021 chromosome 11, ASM3666993v2, whole genome shotgun sequence genome, the region tgtaCTTAAAAGAGATGAGTTCTTTTTGTAGTGGAACAAGCCCATCTGCAGTAAGTGTGTAGCACTGGTAATCATTATTCTTTATAGATCAACCATaaaaacccattgactccaaggagtgagacttgatatattttactctgtctaatccCCGACAATAATTTGAGGGGTGAATGAGTTAAAATACTTGCAACTCTTTGCAAAGAACCACCAAGTGGAAATAATAAGATTccactaataattattgttacattGTCTTTTTTCGGACCTTAATCTTTGACGCCTGAAAATGACACttaatacctcttactaaccgagttcgaggtctatactgtaaaattacgcaccaagttttttttcccgttaatttatggcccaagcgcaaAGGCTataaatcaacaggaaaaaacgaggatccgtaattTCACAGTACAGACCTAGAAAACGAGGTCAGTCTCTGTGGTAATCAGAGTTAAACACTGACATAAActcattaaattttcaattttatttagtTGAATGAGCATGCCACAGAGATTTTAGAATGTGCACCATATATCTGCCATATACTTTATTTACTGAGAACCTTGCTGTCAAAAAAGAATAACAAGGTGTACAAGTATAAATTTCTGTAAATATCCATGAATTCTTTCACACTTTTGCTATTTATTCAGAGACAAAAAAGAGTGCAGCATGAGAGGCTTAAGGGAGAATTTAGGGAATCTATTTCAAGATACTACTCTGTTCAAAATGTAAGTAGAAATTTGGTAGTTGTTCCTTCAGCTTCAAGGCTGGTATCACTGGAAGCCTACAATGTGCCATTCAACCCCCATCCCTATACACTGtatcagtgctccattttacagGTATTTAGAGTTACAGCTCTacacaaaacagagaaaaagttGAAACAGAAGTGTATGTAGCTGAGAATAGAACTTGTGGCCTCTCACCGTCAAAGACGTGCATCATTCATTTGAGCTACGCCTACTCCCCTGGCCTTGACTTGAATCTGACCTTAAAACAAAGCAGTCCTTGTAAAGTACACAGAAGAGGCAGATTTGGTGTCTGACAAATTTCATCTTGAATACAAACCAATTCATGTtcccaaataataattattctattGCAGAAAGTGGTTGAACAAGAAAAGTTATTGGTTGGTTCAACAAGAGCTGCAGAGGTTGTAAAGAATACCGTttttaaataattcttattTCTAATAGTATTATCAGAAACccgtaagggttgaaacgtgtaacggccccttgtgtgctgggaaacaagcttctgaatatttaatttgctaattaccatatttggaacaacaagagcaaggggcttccaaatatggtacttagcactgaaacattcaaccaatcagttcacactgaatattcggaagctgtgaacacgggttacacgtttcaacccttatgggtttctggtatcaTAATACACTTGTCTAAATACAAATGgttctttaaagtgctactatgatcaaaaaatcacttccttttttttcttcagattttgaaagtttgtttgcttaacacctgactggcaagattttgagctttgattttttatccaaaggctgtgttttctttgactgtaagttttggatttcatgcgTCTGCCGTTACTCGTGTTGAAACCTGACCAGTTGGACCTCAAAGGGTTGGATAGgaaaaagtgacatcatttactcactagcttaaaatttcagaatGTAAGTGGAGCTTATTATATATTGAGCCAAACACAAGTTTGAAATTCTGAAAGCCCTAataactcctgtgctgcatgtTAATGCAGCCGCaaacacacacattgcattcttaaactagcaagtctttgacgtcattttctgctcgatccagctctctcaagatttttaaAGTTAGCAATGGTGGACCAATAAATacgaaaattccagttaaaataaacaggcgtctttttgaaatcaaggcttaaaacataGTGTCACGTAGTGTtaatttaacatagttttgaaatccaaagaaaaaggataATTAATTTTCTGGACATAGGAGCACTTTAACAAATAGCTATTAACTAGTGATGCCCAAGTTTGGAGTTGTGGTGCTTTTCATCTCCCCATGGAATTTATCttgttcaaaacaagaaaagtagTGACCAGTTGCTAATACAAGAATCAACTGAGTTTGTTTCTGCCTCAAAATGAGGCTGAGCATGGACATAACGAAACAATGAAAGAGCGAAATGAAGCatcaaaacaccatgtatgaccccaccatataATGAATTACCTTATTCATTGAGATGAacattaggattcagattaagactgagattacaagcaatctcaaaacaaactttggcaggtagtattcaatgtatggtggggtcgtACATGgtgttttgatgttttttgGGTGTTTTGTTATAGCTATTAACTGTTtcactgtttcgtggtttagtaatgtccgCTGAGCATACGTGTAGAGTGTAAGCAGTCGTCCTTTTATCATTAAATCCATTGTAGAACATTCTGCAAAATTTGGGTGATAGGTCAAAGTATTTTTTGAATGCCAACTCAAGTGGCTAAAGTCCACGGCATGCTTCTCACCCAGCTGGCATaacattgaccgaatgcataaatggcggccaaaaatgtattcttttgtttatgtgctaattagactcactagcctcgctctcaagcaacatttcttttgtattttgtccatgcaaacaaggctagtgaggctaattagcacataaacaaaagaatattttcttgtttctctgtAGTTTAGGAGAAGAAAGAGGTCACTTGTGGTCAGAACAAACGTTTACAAAACTTGAGCatgattattttattgtaacaaaggaacttgtcaagGATGCTGGCTTGTTGGAATGTTTCTGACGTTTGCTTATCACTCGAGAGCGCACAGTATTTATTTGAGTTGAGATCTTTCCGACATCAAAAATCTCAATGATATGTAAATCATGGATCTTTTCATCCAAGTGTATGAAAGTTAAAGTGACCTCTTTCATCTGCTGTGAAGAGGTAGCGTAGTCCAGTGggtagggcgttgggtttgcttGCGGTTGCcctggttcaaatcctgttttaacctctggtttggatttgttttggGTTGTCCTGGATTCAATTCTGCCAGGctttttctagcttccaatacctgccgtatctagaatttaaacctttcccacgtcccctcccctctccccctttcaatgttgactgtttaagtttccaCCAGTGTGAGAGATAACCGGTAAATTAATAATggcccaagaaggtgaagtgtctccactatttttgcaacttgttgtagcttggTAGCTATTAAAGTGCACTTCCAGTTTCACTATAAACacagcatttacatttacattttaggTTGCATCAACTGTTTCTTTTAGCCTTCTGTAGAGTCTGTTCTCTCTTTCATAATGACAGTATTTTTATCCCACCCGGGTGGTGCAATTTGTCACATCTAGCCTCTTCCTCAACACCTGAACCATTTGACTTGTTGCCTTTGATTCTAgagttcagtttattttgtaATTCCTGCAGAAACAAGATAGTAGCAGATATGCAGCGGACTTTGGAAACGAAAATACCAACCTTTTAGAAGATGACAGGAGAAGGTTTGTGATTTGGTCACCTTGGGAGGCATGTTATTTTCAGCAGAACTTGAGTACCTAAGAGGCAATAATAACTTCTTTGAACTTAACCCATATTGTTAAGTTATTGTAAGTTTGTCTTTCTTCTTTATTTATGACAACCGTTCGAATTGAAGCTTTTTGACTTGAGCGTTGATTATTGACAGGCAAGAACAGGAACAAATGGACATGCAGATTGATATTGACGAATCTTTAATAAGGGAACGAGAAGATAGACTGAGACAAATAGAGGTAATGTCTTGTGAAGTCTTTCACACGCTTCAAACTGTTTATTGTTTATAGATTTTTATTAGTGAACAGTTGCAGCCTGCATGTGCTGAAGTTATAGAGTGGAGGGAGGCCATGCAATACTTACCACTGAGGGAGTGAAATAATCAGAAAtaataagaaataataataagaaataataAGAATGCAGCCCCTTTGCATAGATTCCGCTCTGTTAGGCTCTGTGCAAACTgacacaacattgttgggtgttgcATGTTGGGTCTGTTTGCACACCCTGTTGCATACATGTTGTTGTGCGTAATCTGTTGTTGCTTGAAGCTggtcaaacatttcttttgttccacGATTGCCGAAGTTTAGTGTAACAGTGTTGGATCCAtttgcacagctcttccaacatcTTTGGGCCATGCACGTGCattacatatggtctccatggagatagccatgcattaacatgttgaaaacaagatggcagccgagTTTTGTAACTGCACAAAGTCTTTTGGGTCGTAttcttcccataatacactgcatGTCCGTACATTGTTGAGAGTTGTTGCATCTGCCAAACCTTCTTCACCCAACAATGACTTTGTTATGAGTTGTTGTTCCCTTTGCATGGATCCTTATCATAGATTGTTGCAGTTTTGTATCTACGTTCCATGTATTTAACTACATAGTGCTTGATGATTTAGTACACCTATCTGATTACAGAAATTGCTGGTGTTCAAGCATCATTTACCAGGTCAAAATAGAGCAGTTTagtgtggaaagtaattagcgaattactttggtttaatctttggttttgcattacttgaCTCAATGATTGGTGCAaggttttcgcgccactttttcaaccaatcagaagtgagacCAAAACCAGTCGTGACtcgcacattttcccgcgctttttgtcggctgcgtgtaattacttcgagttttgattggtttactggattgtctccgtcctttttgattggcgaaagtaattactttggttttggtgttacgacacttatttgaaaaccactctatgaaATAACtaatttacaactgtattctggtaatttttgaaaaaagcaGAAAGTCGTAACTTTTTGAAATTTAGACAACTTACTCTTTGTTGGTATTTATGTAGGGTGACATCCTTGATATAAATGAAATATTCAGGGACTTAGCAACTATGGTTTACGAACAAGGAGATGTGGTCGGTGAGTGGAATAAAGGTTTATTAGAGCTCGCCTTTCTTCTGGCACAAAATGTGTTAGAGGACTCCCAGTCTCGGTACCTTTCCTGTGTTTCCAGTGTTAATTGTGTAAACAGAACCGGCAAAAGGTTTATCAGGGAACCGTGCAAGAAATTATACGTGTGGCGAGCACATATCTGGACTTATCCTCTACAGCCGAATCAATGAAGATGATGAACTTAATTCAACTGTCAAGTCTTCTGGCACCTGGCACACTATACAGAGAAACCAAAtcaatttaactttaaaaacctctcggtgcagagtagagaaccaacaaacttcaactcacatatgacgccgagcttgggaatcgaacccaggccacattggtgggaggtgagggctctcaccactgcgtcatctCTGCTCGCTTCAAATCATTGTTACCGTGCCAGGATTTTGGAGTGCCGTGTTAATGTGTGTGAGTGTGTAAAATTGTGTTTAAAGTTATTAAAAGCTGAGAAGAGAGATTCAAGACTTAAACAGCGAGAAATTTAGCAGTGATCTAGAACCCTGTATGTTACGACGAGTCAATTGGCTTTTCAAAAACCTGCACATGAGAACCTACATTTTAAGATCATGTCAGGCTCAGTTTGTCCATTTGGGCGCTcttaaaattttgaaagcagGTTCTTATTTTACCAATTTGAAATGTTACTTTTCTCGTATTGTGATAGATTCAATAGAGGCCAATGTTGAACGTGCCCAGAACAATGTTGAAGGAGCCAATCTGCAGCTGAGTAAAGCCAGCCTGTTCCAGGTCTTTTTACGTTAAACTATTTCATTAAATACCAGGGTACTTTTTTGTGACAGGGAGTTATCTAACATTTAGGATCTGTAAGGGACACTGTCAAGCTATTTTAGTGACTCTGCGCTGTGCAGCTGATGACAGCCcgacaaaattatgacaaaactGATCTTTACCTCAGTGCTTTTGGGGACGAAAGGCAATGAGAGTGTTGCTtgtaaacttgaaaacgtcagGTGCCATgaacattttcaagttttcatcaGTATTGTATTTCTTACAAAGTCGATAAAACATATTTTGGCTTACGGTTTTTTTTGCACTTTAGTCGTGTATGAATTATGTAGAAGAGATTTGAAAGCCATTACTAAGGTGTTTAAAGATGATGTTTATGGAATATTGATGAGAAATTGCAAACGTCAGTGTTCCTTTTTGAGAGCCGAATGACGGGAATCGCTATGACAGCATCATCTCCTACTATAAATTCACATCCGCGCATAAACTTCTCTATTATTCCAACTCTTGATATCTGAAAATTGCATATTGGTTACCTTTGTATTCAAATTATACGAACGCGGCCTTTAAGTTTATGGAAAGAGATTGAACGTTTACCATCAAGGACTGGAGTTCTTCAGTGACAAATCGCGAATTTCGGGGATTTGCAGTGATCAGTATGTCATGTTaatgtttttctttcaacattCTATCCACAGAAAAAAGCCCGAACCAAGATGTGCATTTTGCTTGTCATTCTTCTAGTTGTTGCTGGAGTCATTGTCTTAATTGTTGAATTGTCGAAGTAACAAGTTTCTTGAACTCTCGCTGCCTACTATACAGACCAAGTAAATCATCAAATGAATGGAAATTCCTTGCCCTGCAATTTGTGAAAACCCATCAAAAACTTTCATTGAAACAACCAATGTATTATCTCTTGCCCTCTAATCGATGAACCTTGCGAATTTAGCGTAATTCACACTGTGAATCACAACAGAGGAAAAACGATTGATCTTGAAGGAAACACATTCTACACTCTCGCTGAGCGCGGGATCCACGCGAGTAGCTTCGTCACCAGGTTAGGTAGGGAAAACAACAACAGCGCCACATATGCAGGAACGTCACATGAAAAACAAACGTGCTGAAGtgcgtgcatttctttgcccgtactccacaaaacaacgatgtgaaatcaccaaattttaggttttgacgacagtGGTTTCGGTCACACTTAGCGAAAGACTgtgtaaagccctggccaaacgagagcgagagttgatgagagttgAAACTCTTGAGAGCTCACGAGAGTCGATGAGAGTGATCGAGagttggccaaacgagagcgagagttgtcgagagttgacgagagttgacgagagtttCACGCGCAAACAAAAGAGAGAGCTTGGGAACCACCCTCAGAGAACCATGTCTGACGTAAATATGGCGACTAGCCAGCCGGTATATTCAGCCCTGATGTTGTCCTAGGTCCCTGAATCCGATgtcatattattttttttttcctttttatatgagcccgcttgaaaaaaaaacattaattgCTGACCGCAAAACTCTTGCGCTCAAACTCTCGTGCAGGgccaaacgaaacaaaactctCGCAAACTCTCATGAAAAATTTGTGCAGGTTCAAATTCGATGAGAGCTCTCGAAAGTCGATGAGAGCAGCCGAGAGTGGATGAGAtttcctggccaaacgagagcgagagtttcaactctcTCAACTCTCGCtctagtttggccagggcttaacaCTATTGTTAACGCTACTTGAGGGTCAACACTCTGGAGTTTTAaatccctaggggaacactgaacaatagaacttgatttaacactagtgttaactccCCGAATGCGACCTCAACCAATGTGAGAATAAGACAATGAACtattcattttccatttttactttaaatccattcgtacccatccagtcaCATGATAGTTCACCGGCCCGTattgtacaacgtgaacaagaCGACCAGAATAATCGCggaatacttgcgatagcgctaagttatattttggagtgacgttgtTGTTGACTTTGCGGTTTGCTTTTTCCTTGCTTAAAGTCCCGGTTAAACTCCCTAGGGTATTGCTTGTCTTCCCCGCCCTCGGCAAGTCAGCTTCGTGAAGTTACCACATTTCGGGTTTTTACACTCAGCGAGCATATGCAATCTTTCATTCActttctttctctttgtttGCTTCAACCCTTTTGTTTGTGAGAAGGCGTTGTAATTACATCGTTATGACATCTCTCCTCCGCGATGTAACGCCTTTCCACACTTGTTAAAGGAATTCAGCATTATTTGCCCGTTAGCCCCCGTCCCCATcccaatagggaacttaagcaacgacgacgacgaaggCAACTAGAACGTCATCTCacaatataaattcgcgttattgtaatcacttcgtgactagagtggttttcaatagtgtcgaaagtaattgctttggtttataattagtTCACTCAGTTAttgattcaaagttctcgcgccactttttcaaccaatcagaagttaaaccaaaaccaatcgtggctcgcgcgtgcacattttcccgcgctttgtgtcggctacgtgtaattacttcgagttttgattggtttaccggattgtctccgtcctttctgattggctaaagtaattactttggttttggttttacgacactcaattgaaaatcgctctatttcaacctttttaatatgacaaggtcATATTAAAAGTGACACTGgccggaacggcgcttaattttaggcagaaaatgaaaatttattctcaagtgctgacgttttTTGTAAAACCACAattttggctatttcacgttgttttgctgacgacggcaaagaaatggacaaaagtcaCGGCACATGTGAGGATACAGGTGTCGACATGGTAgctaacacgattagccaataaaatgcgAGCTTTCCCTTCCCCTATAAGATacttttttgctatttttctctactacattaacatttttggGACTCAATttcacattatcatgatttgtttttcataactttcatatctagTTCACGTTACACAACATATGTGGTTGATTCTTGTGGTTGATGACCTATATAATAAAATATCTAGAAGTTCCTAATAGGAAGTTAAGTGTTGCGAGGAAATTCGAGAAAGGTAGGAAGTGGGGGCCCTTCGAAATATTAATTAGGGGGGTTTACCTTCACTGCCAAATTCGATGTGTGTCAATTGCATTGTATGAGTTAATGTCTGTATGGACGCTGGGAGGGCTTACCTTAAAGCATCCAATGACCATTTACCATCTACACAAAAGTTAACTGGCGGTGGTAGCGTGTGGATACATGCTAGATTGGTTCCCAGGCACCTATGGACTTGGAGTTGGTGCAAGAAAATGCAACCTCATACCCAGGTTCTTCTTATTAATTAACACCTTCCTTTTTGTGTTCGATTATgcttgttaaggacggtgcctactaattcaaaggtatctttgccccgatttatgattatgcataaaaggtagatcttagcaagtgttattgaaatccagcaagaaaattgggggtaaccacgcatttttcaaagataattcatgaacaacatttgtaaaaagcttaaaatacaaagcaatgtatggcgtttattctcaaattgaagcttaattatctctaaaaaatgcatggttacccccaattttctttttggataccaagagtaaggtaaaggtaaaggtacacgttatttaacgtcggaagttcctttactctctagagagtactctcccaggaagccgacggtgcgctcattttacccccctctttccatcagtgctccgttttaagggtatttaaagctgcttaggctacactgaatggaaagaagtcgaaacaaggatgtgagatccggggatcgaactcgggacctgttgcaccaaggccgcgcactaaccggctgtgccacccttgcttctactttctctgcatagttttaaaccgcgcaaaaatatcccggcATTAGTGAGCATCTGGAgttgcgcagaacgtatgcgcaataacaatagtaggcaccgtccttgaatTGATTGAATAAAAAAGTTTGCTCAAATAAAAAATTGCTGCCATTGTGTTTCTAGAGTTGGAAATTTCTGGGAGAGGACCCAAAACCCTGCTATAAAAATGTGGTCACTTATTTCCTAAACGTCAACTTTACCCCCAACTACCATTGAgggtgtgaatggggttaaccgactagcgacaaagggctagaaaatattactgactaccgacaaaacgaagaaaaaattaccgactagcgacaaaaaaattaactgggatttaccgacaaccgacaaaggtcgaaaattttaaccgacaaagtaataaaattttaaccgacaaccgacatgtggacccccccccccccccccccattcagaccctcaCCATTGCTACGCCTATGGAGGAGAGTAATGATAAAGAACTCCCAACTTGCGGCTGTGATTAAATAAAGGTAAGACTGCATTTTTTTCATGTGGACTGATTTAAATGGCACCATTTGTTGTAGTGAACTTTTGTCACGTGTTTAGGTTATATCCCTTAAATTTAATGTTTATGACAGTCAGTAATTTAGCATAGGCATGGAAC harbors:
- the LOC137977830 gene encoding syntaxin-7-like; this encodes MLRDEFGSPPSYGTLSSSNVAVGFGSASRHQGGGDGFQELADAVSSNIFQINSNTSALDRTLKQLIGGKDGQDEKLHRIQVATNDLATKTTMYLKEMSSFCSGTSPSARQKRVQHERLKGEFRESISRYYSVQNKVVEQEKLLVGSTRAAEKQDSSRYAADFGNENTNLLEDDRRRQEQEQMDMQIDIDESLIREREDRLRQIEGDILDINEIFRDLATMVYEQGDVVDSIEANVERAQNNVEGANLQLSKASLFQKKARTKMCILLVILLVVAGVIVLIVELSK